tcgaCTAACGTGcttagcataataataatatattaattatatcgatAGTAACTGATATATTTCGTTGAActcactgtaataatatttaagtatgattGCATGTTTGTATTTGTGTGCACGTAATAtgcttttattatagtattataatagctatttatctatttagtatttattgattaGTTGGTGCACGAAACACCAATCGTTTTTTGtctatatgtaattttttactgaCTTCTTTTCGACCGTCAATTGTACGCCAATGTACATGACTACAATTTCTATCGTCACGAGTACATGACACGTGTAGATTATTTGCCACTACGATAATATGgcagtttataaataacacaaattacatttttgtcaaatatatacgagtatatcgAGTCCAGGGTGGGCTTCGTTGATTTCTAATTTCCTTATGCCAAGTATAGATTCCAAAGGGAAAACCGAAAACTTTTGGTCCAtagtccatattattatagtgtataatatcatatttaatatcaggaataattaataacgagAGCAGTACGTCATTTACATCGCGTGACGTCGACGTTttcttattgaatttattcaaagacaagatctatattatattatatagtttgaatTATCGTGACATCGAATAATCAAGATTTGCATAATAAACAACTATGATAGGTATCgtgataaaattgtaaacaatcACTAAGGCCTCGACCttaaattgttcaaaacaCTATTGATAATTCTGTGCAGGTAATAATtacgtttataatttactgttaAGTAAATTTACTCACACTTTATGGAATAGTGCGTAtagcatagtataatatgtacatacttaagtattaaattatcagttTATGATTTCAGAGTGATTCTTAACATCAGTTAActttatgataatttgaaCAGTCTAAatgcgtttaaaatattataactattactatAGTGTCAGCAGAAATCTAAAACCTTAATTTACAGATGCAAATtgcttttgattttttttttttacattaatatattatttcttgtgggtcataaataattttattaactaaaaaaatgtggCGCTTTTTTGGTTTctctaatattgttttattttatgaagtgAAAATTAAAGGATTGACATGTTCCCAAAtattcatttgaatattttcacgttaatattacttacaaatacttaaaataataacgtaacTTTCCTATCATAAACCattgtttacaattaattgttgatatagataaataaatttcaagattgcacataaaatcaataatatattttatggccTGACAtgagatattttaatgatcTTATGTTTTTCCCATAAGGGAGTAACTTAagttgagatttttttttaatatagctcggttaatattacaatataatacatacatgcgcgcgtatataattaataggtaaatatgatactgtaaattttaatctaaaatactaGAAAGTAACTTGCTGattcatatacctactacGATATAATTAGCATTAAACATgttttgttcataataataaaataaaatgtcaaatcatgaatcattaaaatgttctCTGTGTTAGTATGAACAATGAGTAATGACGACTGATTGCAGAaccaacatttataaaatttctgCACATCCATAGAAGCTGCTTGTGACACTAAGTTGCACGCAGTgaacaaataacataatatatttttatatattttaacaataaatcagTGGGTTTTACTTCTAATGGAAATGAAACTAGCAAAAGTGcgcaaattaaataaagattagTGGTGTCCTTAAAACTTTACTTTACTTAAAACTAAagttactaattaattaattaaatactgtatattttattcctgTGTTTTTCGATTTACGTACATACATGGAAAAAAGCAAcgcttgtttttattaattatgtatcccatgcaaatattatttaccatagCTGACAAtatgaatatacataaaataattgtgcgtaaaaaaatattcccaAAGCTAGGCAAAATTATAACGTTCAACTTTTCAGTCGTCAACAAAAATGTCGAAAACGTAGGTCTCGgtttgtatgtaaaatatatttttttaataggatgtattataatatccaactcgcaatcgatttttttttttttgtgaattcgAAAATAGTTCACCACGTGTATAACGCAGTtgtccaataaaaatataatcatttatgatTCCGAGCAACACAAACCTAGTCTATATAAACAAGCACACGGCGGATGGAGAATTATTCGGGCTCGACCGTAGTTCCGGTCTGTTAATCGAGGCTTCGGGGTAGGGCACACACCCGCTGTTACAATTGCCAGGACGTGAATTGAAAATGCGTTGTTTGGGTATAATCAGAGTGACCGCCACTGCAAGTCGAAAAcgaattattatcaaacaccGTATTACGTGTGCATATgcgtatacgtattattatcgtaCGACGTACATAATACTGTAACAGTCCGTACTAGGCGTATAACGTAATGTGTTGCAATCGAGCGATACATTGGTCACGGAAGTTGATGATTCTTCCCCTCGTCCATGGTGTCTCTAAAAACCTTAAAACTGAGTAATGTCTCGTGCCCATGTGTAttgtggtaaaaatattatgtgtttaattCACGGAGGGAAGCATTTGTAATGCGAACGCGCGCACTCTAAATACTGATCGGACGAGAACACTGACGAGGATAATGTTACAAGCAGACGATGAAATTTCGAAAAGGAAAACGGGAAATAGGGCGGTTTTCGGTTTGACGTAAAATGAAAACCTTTAAGGTCtacatgtttaataatacatattaaattatgaagtaAAGATATTTTGGAGTTATAAGCTTTCGGCTGGCTCGGTGTTCCCATATACAGACTTACCTCTATTGCAGTTTACAGTGCTTCTTGAGTGACTCCAATCTaagcaaatgaaaaaaaaacatcttacGAAATGACTGCGGggggtattatttttttattcgaatttttattattttttcatagctACGCAGAATAAGCTTGTAAATAACTTATCCGTAATGGGAACGGGAGTTTCCTTTTGTCACGCCAACGATTGAGGCACAaacaatttatcttttattgtaCGCTGCAATGTTCACTGTCGTacgcttaataataaatatatttaatgctaAATGGAgatacataacatatattacacgttaaatgtatttatcggTTGTGGtagattatgaaaaaaatgtgcgcaacattaaattttaaattaattgtcgtTTAAATCGCTGTATAGAAACATTCGATTTTGGCTCGAAAGCAAAATGTATcggcaataataaaaataactcatagattctaacaaaaatataaaatacagctTGATACAGTCCGCCGAATTCGGCGatctaaattaagtataatttataatgccaGTTTATGGTATCACGtatcttttattttcaaacattttaaattaatatacatcaatatggagattttaaatttatccgGGCCGTACGACCGGCTCGAATAAGCAAGCCGTGACGGGCGGTGTCGGACCTATAGAGGTGCGACTAAAGTACAATTTGATAGGgacacttatataatatacaattatttacagtaaaCTGGGATTAAACAGCAACACCTTTTCGCGGTCTTGTATAAGTCGCGATTCGGTGGAGCGGCTCAGAGCGAACGCCTGAATAGGTGCGCTGGGAGAGCTTACGTTAACAGTCCTAAAAAGGACTTTTTCTGTGGTCAATCGCAATGGTAGTTCGATTGAGGGAATGGAGTCGCTACCGCTACCACGAAGAACACTGCGTGACCGACGGGCTAAGATATTGAAACCGCGTGTAGAGCCGCTGGTAATCATATTATGCCAGAGGTACGACGGGTTTCGGAGTGCGTCAACGGcaattgttgtattttattgattacaaTGTTATTGTCGATCGTAGTCTCCAGTCGAGGATCTTAGCTGCACCACGATGTTCTTGAGTACGCTGACCGCCGTTGGAATGATCCGCTCGGAACGTTGGGTCTCGACTTCGCTGCTAGGTTCTTGAATACGTTTGCCCACCGTCAGTACCGTTATGATACCGTTCTCTGATCAGCTACCAGCTTGCCGCTTCGTATTCACGAGTGTTCGCTGGTCTCGAGTCTTCGATTCTTCAATTCTCGATTGTCGATTTTATGTTGAAGTCAGGTCGGAGAATGGATGAAGTGAGTATGTCTGTCCGAATGCACCCGTATATATACTGTCTACCGTACCGACTAGTAAACATCCGTACCGAAGCGTACATCCTGTCCGGGCGGCCGATTTGCTGTGTATACGGTATCTTCTGTTGTTCAGCCGGTATTCGTCCTACACAGGTCGAATTGATATCTTTGTGACCGGGATGATCTCTTCTATCCATAAATTCCTTTAATTTGTTCATTGTTTAACTAGGTACCCGGTAATCGCCTTTTAAAGTGATGCATGTTTCTGATTGGTCGACGCGGTGTTGTGATGCCTGTTGCCTATCTACACGTAATGCTTGAATGTTGTTCTTTGTTATGTGTTGGCCCTGAAAAGGGCCGTTTTCGTGGATCCGTACTCCGTTACAACTCCCCCTCCAGATTTGTCACCGGGCGAATATCATGAGCTGAAGACAAATTTATCGATTCATGAAAAACACGTCTTCTTATTGATGCCTTGTATAAAGTACGTCGGATTGCATTTCTTGACATGTACCAAATTGGAGTATCATCATCTATCgtcttaatattttgttttgttggtGGTCCGTGTATATTGAGTTTGTTCGTAATATAATCCATTGCTTGTGAAATACTTATATTCTTTTCAAATGGAACATATTTGTACAGTGTATTTCCTGTTACAAATCTCCAATCATAAGGTTGCTTCCACTGCTCTTGTTCCCCAATACATCTCTCCTTATTTACGGTCATTACCCAATTAATGATAAAGTTTGTCTTTTGTTTGTCCGCTTCCTTATTCTTTACGTCTATCCTCggtgtatgtattttaaccgCTGTTACTGACGATAATCCATTAATGTTTTCTTTGTCCTctttaaaacattgttttcttTTCTCTGCTGCTTCTCGTTTAGCTAGTTCACGTGCTTTATTTAATGGTGCCATTTTTTGACTGATGAGTAAAATTTTGTTGACTGTTCTTATATACGTTTTGTGTACTAAATGCTTAATGCTGATTCGTCAACGCTATCTTACACCTCATTGGCTCattatatttggtattttatatttaagccgTGTCTTGTTTGTCCATACCGTAGTATGGACGAACTTCCGATACATTAATGAGTTCTTCGCGTTGTGTGCTTGTATCTTTTATTGCCAATGTATTTTTTCCGACTATTCTGGTTATAATGAATGGTCCATTGAAtatgtgaaataatttttttatttctttattgtgTGCGTTTGATAAGTCATGATTTCGTATTAGAACATATTGTCCTACCTGTATTcgatattctttttatttttttgttttgattccAGTTTTTCtgccttttttttaattctagacGCTACCATTTGTActatttcttctttttttacttCCTTCTGCATCTGTTCAGGAAATTTGATTATATCTTCCAATGGTTGTTTTGGTATTTCTCCCTTAATTATTTCCCACGGGGTCATTTCTGTTACTTCTGATCGTACTTTATTCATCCAATCTTCTATATTTTCTAAGTAATTCGGCCATTTGGTATGTTGATCGTACAATAGGTTCTTAGCAACCTGCCTATTTCTCGGTTATATCTTTCGACCGGGTTTGATTGTGGGTGATACTTAGtagaatgttttattataatatttaactcatGGAGTTTTGTTTTCCACAATTTTCCCGTAAATTGAGTACCATTGTCTGTGAGTATTGACTGTGGTTTACCCGTGTTGGGTATATAATCCTGCTCAAGTCTATTTATTATCGCTTTTGCCGACGCCTTTTTTAGTGCATACagtcttatatattttgaaaatgtatctaatattGCTAGAATATAATGTGTTCCTCCCCGGCCAGTTGGATGTGGTCCCATTAAATCAATTGATACTGTTTCAAATGGTGTTTTTGGTTTGTGAGATTTTGTTGGTCCACTTGATTGATAATTAATGGGTTTACTTTTTTGACAGCTGTCGCAATTTCTTACAACTGATGCTGcaattttatgcatatttttaaatatgcatattcTTTTTAATGCATGATACGTTTTGTACCGACCTGGGTGTCCCATGATCTCGTGTGTTTCTTGTGTTATCATGTTTGCTATTTGACCTGGTATAACTACTCGccaattattttctgttttaccTTTTACAAACACTATCTTGTCTTTTATCGTTACATGTTCGttttttgtgttaattattCTCTTTAACTTTATGTCCGAGCGGTTGTAAATTGGCTAAATtcccaattaatttttttaattctgtgctgtattctgattttttgattttttaattgatattctcACTTCTTCTCGTTCTTCATTGACCTTGGATAACGAGTGAGTGTGTCCGCCACTATATTATCTTCCCCGAGATATATTGTACTTCCAGATCATACTCTTGCAAAGCCAAAGTCCATCTAGTAAGTCTTCCGTTGGTTAATCTGCAACTCTTCATGAACGTTAACGCATGATGATctgtttgtataattgttCTGTGACCTAATATATACTGTCGAAATTTGTTGCAACAGTATACTAACGCTAATGCCTCAATTTCTGTAGTGGTGTATCTTGTTTCAGGTGATTTTAATGTTCTGCTTGCATAACCTAGTGTAGCTCTCTCATTGTTGTCTAATATTTGGTATAATTCTCCACCTATAGCTACATTTGATGCAtctgtatttatgtataatggttttgaaaaatcaggaaatgtattattacatcatTCAAAAATGCCTGTTTCGATTCTTCAAACGCTCGTTGATGTTTTTCTTCCCATTTCCAATTTACACCATTTCGTGTTAATTCTATTAATGGTTCAATTATATGTGCAaagttttttacatattttcgtaaaaattcaaaaaacctAAATAACTTTGTATTTCTTTCTTTTTGCTCGGTGTTTTGAAGTcttgaatagtttttattttgtcattgtCCATTTTTATTCCTTCCGTTGAAATTATATGACCTAAAAATGACACttgttttctgaaaaattgaCATTTGTCGATGTTGACAGTgacattataagttttaaatttttctaaaaccaTCTTTATGTGTTCGTAATGACTATTTTCGTCTTCTGATGTAATTAGTATGTCATCTACATATATTGTTACAAAAGATTGTAATAATGGTCCTAATACTATGTCCATACTCTTTTGAAACTCTGAGCCACTTATATTAAGACCAAACGGCATGCGTTTGAATGAGTAGTTTCTGCCATTTATAAGGAATGAACATAGATCCATACTCTTTCTGCCGCAGTTTTACTTGCCCATACCCACTTCGAGATCCAATGTgctaatgcattttattttttcgaattttgaaaaaattgattctaTAGTCATTGGACATTCTCGGTCTGGAATAATATGTTCGTTGATTTTTCTTGCGTCCAGGCACAATCGTACGTCACCATTCTTTTTGAAGACTGGTACAATTGGTACTGAGTATGGTGATCTTGACTGTTTAATAATGTCCATATCCAACATACGCTTCACTTCTTTTTCCACTGCCTCACGTTTCGTGATCGGAATAGGATATGGCCTTTGGTTAACtggtttatcattttttaatctgaTTACCCATTCATACCCTTTTATCTCACCGGGTGTATCTCGAAATACTTCTGGGTATTGATGTATTAGCTTATCTATGTTTCTTTGAATATGATCAGgtaatgtattgtattgtatttgatCCAATGGTTCTGTGATGGATTGTGTGGATATTGCTCGTAAGTGGATTGGttgtaatgaattttttttcgagaatggtattttatatatttcattgtcTATCTTTACTGTTAACTGTCTTTTTTCGTAGTCGATTGTTGAATTGCTTACTTCCAGAAAGTCACTTCCTATTATacctttttcatttaaattgtttattacaataaatggtGTCTGTATTTGTTCTTTTCCTATTTCTATTGGTAGTAAGATTTGCTTAGTTACTTTTGTAGGTTTGTTACCTGTTGCGTTATGTATACTAAGTCCCGTTAACGGTATTATTGGTATCTTTGGATTATcttttactattttgttatagtaTTCTTCAGATATTGCACATATCTCTGCTCCTGAATCTACTAACATTTCGTATTCTTTGTTGTTTATAAGCATTTTGGTATACGGGCATCCCATTTGTAgggttttgttttttgtgaTGTCAAAATCTTCgtcttttattaaatcttcCGCTTTTAAAAGATTCAGTTTGTCTGGTGgacgttttttcttttttgttaatCTTGTAATGTGTTTTAGATCAAGGGTATTTATGACTGTGACCGATCTGTTTCCGCAGTCCCCTGATCCCAGTTTTTTGTCCCATCATGGTCTTCCTCTAGATCTTCTCTGCCACTGTTTATAGTGTCCTCATTGGAATCTGGCTGGTCCATGGTTAATTGTCTGATGTTTGATTTATGATTGTTTCCATAAGTCTGTGCTGGTCTTTGTGCATATGGTTTGTGCGTATCCggtgtattgttataattttgattgtttGTTTGGTATGGCAttctattatatgtattattttgcctaaaatttgtttgttttgttgtgttttcattttgtttgatAGGTTCCTCTTcgtgatttttattgttttccaaTTCACCTAATTTTTCCCATATAGGTAAAAACTTCTTTTCTTTTGTTGTTTGTATATATGCTTGGATAGCTATCGGgaaatgttttgtaattaaGTTGATTGCTTGTTCTTCATTCATCTTAGGTGAGTCTAAGTGTTTTAATTCCGCCATCCAATGATGAAAATGTTCCTGAAAATCCTttttaataggtttttttCCGGCTTCTGTgcatttaatgaaaatctCCCATTGATGATTTTCAGAGAAAAAATGCTTGAGGAACAATTCACTGAATGTTACTTCGTCTAGAGCTGCATCTTTGATCATTGTGTACCATTTTGATGCTTTTCCACGAAGATTGTTTTCTATTACTATCATTTTTTCTCTTCTGGCAGTAATTTGTTTGTGATCCAGGTAATTATGCATATCCTTAAGGAATTGTTTTGGATGTTCTGTCTTGCTCTCTCCACTAAATGTTGGGGCTGTAATATCCACTGTTGATCTGGTGATAGTGTTAATAACATTACCatcgttttttgtattctGTAATGAAGTAACATTGGTCTGTAATGTCTGGATATCTTTTTCTTGCCGTGCTGTCGTCACTAGTAGTTTGGTATCTGTATCATTAATGAGTTGTCGTAACGCTTCATATTGATTTTCCATCATCTCTAGTTTCTTATGTAGCTGTTGTGTGGTCTTTTCTAATGCTGCTACCTTTCCCTCTAACTGTCGTGTTTTTTCCGTCTGGTCCTCCCCAGGCGTCGCCTGGTTCCGTCTAGTCATGTTgtcgttttaataattaataacaagtaTATAATTCTCCGAACCGACTAGTAAAATCGACAGATATATGATTCTACCGTACCGACTAGTAAAATTGCCGGGTATATGATTCTGCCGTACCAACTAGTAAATCCGTTTGTTGATTATATCTTTGTCTTTCAGCCGTGCCAGCTAGGCAACTTGTTTGCAATGAATAATCGTACTGGTTATATCAGATATACGTTTCTAACGTACCGACTAGTAAATTCGATTAGTATATGCTTCTGCCGTACCGACTAGTAGATCCGTTTGTCAGCCGTGCCAGCTAGGCAATTTGTTTGCAAAGAATATCCGTACTGGTTATTATCGGGTATACGTTTCTGACGTACCGACTAGTAAACTCAACGAGTATATTCTTTTGCCGTACCGACTAGTAGATCCGTTTGTCAGCCGTGCCAGCTAGGCAATTTGTTTGCAAAGAATATCCGTACTGGTTATTATCGGGTATACGTTTCTGACGTACCGACTAGTAAACTCGACGAGTATATGCTTCTGCCGTACCGACTAGTAAACTCGACGAGTATATTCTTTTGCCGTACCGACTAATAAACTATTGAgtagttattttaacaattgatgtgtgtatgtgtttgAGTGTTTCTAATCTCTTCTGGTTGGTCGTGTTGAGTCACGGGTTGGGCGCCAGTTGATACAGTCCGCCGAATTCGGCGatctaaattaagtataatttataatgccaGTTTATGGTATCACGtatcttttattttcaaacattttaaattaatatacatcaatatggagattttaaatttatccgGGCCGTACGACCGGCTCGAATAAGCAAGCCGTGACGGGCGGTGTCGGACCTATAGAGGTGCGACTAAAGTACAATTTGATAGGgacacttattataatatacaattatttacagtaaaCTGGGATTAAACAGCAACACCTTTTCGCGGTCTTGTATAAGTCGCGATTCGGTGGAGCGGCTCAGAGCGAACGCCTGAATAGGTGCGCTGGGAGAGCTTACGTTAACAGTCCTAAAAAGGACTTTTTCTGTGGTCAATCGCAATGGTAGTTCGATTGAGGGAATGGAGTCGCTACCGCTACCACGAAGAACACTGCGTGACCGACGGGCTAAGATATTGAAACCGCGTGTAGAGCCGCTGGTAATCAATATTATGCCAGAGGTACGACGGGTTTCGGAGTGCGTCAACGGcaattgttgtattttattgattacaaTGTTATTGTCGATCGTAGTCTCCAGTCGAGGATCTTAGCTGCACCACGATGTTCTTGAGTACGCTGACCGCCGTTGGAATGATCCGCTCGGAACGTTTGGGTCTCGACTTCGCTGCTAGGTTCTTGAATACGTTTGCCCACCGTCAGTACCGTTATGATACCGTTCTCTGATCAGCTACCAGCTTGCCGCTTCGTATTCACGAGTGTTCGCTGGTCTCGAGTCTTCGATTCTTCAATTCTCGATTGTCGATTTTATGTTGAAGTCAGGTCGGAGAATGGATGAAGAGTGAGTATGTCTGTCCGAATGCACCCGTATATATACTGTCTACCGTACCGACTAGTAAACATCCGTACCGAAGCGTAAACATCCTGTCCGGGCGGCCGATTTGCTGTGTATACGGTATCTTCTGTTGTTCAGCCGGTATTCGTCCTACACAGGTCGAATTGATATCTTTGTGACCGGGATGATCTCTTCTATCCATAAATTCCTTTAATTTGTTCATTGTTTAACTAGGTACCCGGTAATCGCCTTTTAAAGTGATGCATGTTTCTGATTGGTCGACGCGGTGTTGTGATGCCTGTTGCCTATCTACACGTAATGCTTGAATGTTGTTCTTTGTTATGTGTTGGCCCTGAAAAGGGCCGTTTTCGTGGATCCGTACTCCGTTACAagctttgtattattatgttataatcgGTATGTAAAATTACGTTTGTCGTGCCTATTtcgtatattgtgttataatattacgatttgAAACCCAAGCACTAGTATGCAAAATCGAATTGTTGATCTAGGAAGTGGCGTATCTAGGATTACTCTATGGGGGGTGGTATagataattttcatttgtaaaaaaaaaaa
The DNA window shown above is from Aphis gossypii isolate Hap1 chromosome 2, ASM2018417v2, whole genome shotgun sequence and carries:
- the LOC126549820 gene encoding uncharacterized protein LOC126549820, translated to MTRRNQATPGEDQTEKTRQLEGKVAALEKTTQQLHKKLEMMENQYEALRQLINDTDTKLLVTTARQEKDIQTLQTNVTSLQNTKNDGNVINTITRSTVDITAPTFSGESKTEHPKQFLKDMHNYLDHKQITARREKMIVIENNLRGKASKWYTMIKDAALDEVTFSELFLKHFFSENHQWEIFIKCTEAGKKPIKKDFQEHFHHWMAELKHLDSPKMNEEQAINLITKHFPIAIQAYIQTTKEKKFLPIWEKLGELENNKNHEEEPIKQNENTT